GTAGATCCAACATTACCGTTCAACAGCTTCAAATGCGAAATCATGAAGCTACCGGATGAGGTATTCGGTGACTTGATTGAAGTTTGAAACGAAATTGTGACTTAAGACTGTGATCGGTGAAAGAGATTGATTGAGAATACAATACTGTGATATTATTGAGTAGAAAGAGACGAcctttgaattgaattgaattaattgattGATATTGACCAGTGAATACTTAAAGTTGTTGTCTTGAGATAGAGTGATTATTGACGAAGCTTAGAAGCTGAATGTGATTTATGTATTTTAAATGCTTTGAATTGAGCTGAATATTGTTTGTAATGAAATGGTTGAATTAATTAGAGGAATGATTGTATATTGAGATGAGTTGAGTCGGCTAACTTAAGTAGACTTTAAAACCAAGAAATAAAACCGACTCGTTCTTCATTTAGTATAAACAGAACATCTGCATTAGTTAACACGTAGCGGATAATGCTCGAGGAGTCTCTTTATGGACGTCGGAAAGTGCTAatggagtcgaggaataccaccaaataaatttctaaaaatcaaaagtcaaatttttgatttttagtttatttgGAGGTAATCCTCGACTCcattagcactttccggtgtgcctatAGTTGACGAGGCGCAATAACCGGGAGAGTGTTGAGAGATGTAATCCACAGATGTGAACTGTATTTGACAGAGATGACAAAAACAAGCAAGCAACTCTCCCTAATGTAGACATAGAAAAACGAATGTTAAAACctttgaagtagtagattttgcaTCGACCTGAACTTTTTCTCATAATAATAGAATGTGGAAAGTCACTCACGCAAAAATCGACGATAGCATCGGCTATGGCATGGCACTGCGAGACGGTTTATTGTGCtccaaaatttaataaatgcaAATATTTGGCATCGGGGAATTTGGCACACGATGCAAAAAGAACGCACTCTTGAACTACGTAAAACGTGAACTCACACGCGTAAGTTTTAcgctgcaaatgctttttagccctGTCgtcgacttaatgactccttttccaaaatgttggtatcgaaaaatcgtggTGAGTCATATTTTACGTAGTCCAAAAATGCGTTGgtttagcaccgtgtgccagattaccccacGCCAAATATTTGTTCACAAATGGATATTTTGATCAAGCTGTTCCTATGCAGTGGCAGAACACCGACTTGCCTACAGCGCCAATCAGTGGAAATACTGAGAAATTTTGCTCTTTAATGTAAGGAATTTGTTGTCGCATTGTTTGTTCGTCAAGCGTGTGGGCAGCGGTAAGCAGTGGGTTCTGTTGTACAAGTTGGCGTGTATTGGTAGATTATACTCCCTGAAAATTCGTGCTTTCACCTACGTTACAAACACGAGCCAAACTTAATCTATTGTACAAACTAGTGGTCTGAGTGGTCCCGAGTTTTTCAGTTATACCATTCGACTGGgcttgaaaaattgtaaaacatatgtctttttcaaaaatagtcattttacatacatttttttcgcgCGGACCGGTTTTTCTTACATAGGAGCCCAGACTAATAATGCTATTGAGTCGAAATTTTATATAGGAAAAGAGGAGCCGTGCTATGGCTTTTCACAATTCAGATTTGAGGATCGTCTGCTATAAGTGTTTCCAAATAAATAtgatttttaacgaaaaattactTACGTGCTGATGATGATATCGTTGGATTCTTTCTCAGGGAGGCCTCTGTTTTGTTGCTCCCCCACAAATTGtatttaaatttgtcaaaCTTTAACCTTGTTTTACATTgacattcatttaatttacataataattagcaaaatataaaattttagtaCGAAGCAGTCGGAAGGATTCTTTTTGTTCAGGGTAGAGTCAACAACCAGTGTCAATGTAAATGCAtcaaccacggcagagtaacaaaaaccaggcaggagcggttcattttcaaaacgtcaaatgagagacctaatacactggattaaaatgaactcaaatgaacactgacataaattgaacaatttcattcgcaaaaaatatggGGGTACTAGATTATTccggtccctagtcaaatcagcgctcctgcctggttcactttactctgtcgtgcatCAACACAATTTTAAATATCATTTATACGTAAATTATGTTCATCTGTTCTCGAATTATATATTATGATGCCGGCTCGGCGTTACAATTCCTGTTGAATgcacaaatattttacaattcatTGCGGTTGTTTCACGATTCAATGTaacattcatttaaataagTTCAAAACACAATACACACTCACGCTAACAAGCACTAATTTAGttcattcagaaaaaaaaaacacatcttTTAGCCGACAATGTTTACAAACTCATATACACGACTTTATTCACGCATAATGCAAGGTCATCACATTTACAACACAATTCTCGATGTTTCAATTGACATTTATCACTTACTCCCGCTATTTTCAAATAGTTTTATTCCAAAAACGACACAGCGTTAActttttatcgttttcttgtgaTAAAATCACGGGTATTCCCCGTATTTACCGATTTTTGAACGAATAATCGAATTAGTACACGCAACGCGCACCAAACCACAGatcaaaacaacaaacgcGAAACACATACGAGTGTAATATTCATTATACAAAGCGTAGCACGCATAACAGCAAGCAGTGGCGCAGTCTCAGTGATATTTTATTAGTCTAATGTATTgatgaaaacaaacaattgTGACATCTAAGTGCATGTTAAATGATGAAAGTGAAATGTTCAAGTTGTTGTCGAAAATGTCTGGAACTACTGGAATGAGATTAAAGTCGGTGGTTGTTGTGCCAAAACGGAGTCAATCATCCAACGTCATTGATGAAATGGATCGTTCAAGCATACTTCGATTGAAGAATGTTTCACAATCACAACAAGTAAGTTGAGTTTTCGTAGAATATCTTTTCCTTACATGTTACATGCATCGGAAACCGTAATGTTCATGTTTCAACCACTACTTTAGAcaccctcagcatgtaatagtatattacttccgattttccaagttgtgtatttgataagtggggtgttacagcccgacccgaaggggagggctgtattccccacttgtcaaataacaacttggaacttcgtaagtacaatgctttacgtgattaggcaatgtaaatgaaaatgaaacatgccgtaacacgtaaagtccattacataactctggataaaaatgaaaagcctcgtttttgtgtgttcattgacctcggcttcgcctcggatcaacaaaattcacacgaaaactcaacttttcatctttttatccctagttatgtaatgtaaataactattcggCATTAGAACTTTGCTGATCTGCTGTTTCGACATTTATCAATGACTTAGAAATGAACTGCCGTGCAACTCTTGTCGTGTACGTTTTCAGAAGAAATCTTAGATTTTTTTGCTGTTGAAGATCTCTCCGATTCATATTGTTGTTAAAGCTCTTAGATAAGGAAAATGTTGTAGACTTTAACATTGTGACTCCgataaataatttccaaaattatgAGCAAGCAAAAATGATAGTTTGAACAGATCCTCTGAAGTAGTGGTTCAGTAAAATACCAAAATATTGTACCGaactattttcaataatatcaCAAGTGCAACATATAATTTAGTCAGAAACTATAGTCGGTGCAATCTACAGGATTACTGGTAATGGCTCTATCCTCATCCTTGTGACATCATttattcatcaattttataGACTATCTCAACATCTGATTTTTTAGGTAGACTATTACATTGCTAgtcttaaaaataatttgttcttACAGCGGGCACATTCGGTCGGGAAGgataaaaatgacaaaaacacAAGCCACGCTAAGAAAtcgaaatcaaagaaaaactgGCCATCAATTGAATCCCTTACCCGACACGCAAATATTCGACCGTTGGGTaagttttgatatttttcactttttcattatGTTTGAGCGATTTATGATTCCATTGGAAACCAACATCGGAAGATCACAGATCTTGCTTGCTGTTAAAATAATTCGTTTTCAGAGTCGATTGACATTAATTCACAGGTGTGACGGATGATTGGGGACCACTCACCCATAAACATGAGCTTATGCCAATGGACAACGTGCGATACTGGCATCAGCACAGATGTGAGGTTTGCGACAAGCTTTTCGAGCACAAACATAAGCAACGAGGCGACCAATCCATGAATTATAATCGACACGTATGCAGTGTATGCGGCGGAACGAAGGGCAGCCGAAGAGTGCTGTTCAAAAACAGTCAACCGACTATGGATTATCGAAAACAGAGATAGGTTCAGTGTATTGGATTTATTTGCGTTTATTAGTTTGTGGAATcacatattttttgttaattacaTCCGTTAGACTCAATGAACCGTGCTTTCGTAGAAATCAAATAATCCTTTCCTACAATACGTTGGCTTTATGTTATGAGACCACAtcacatttcaaaattatgaaaattattctTCACAGAGGTTAGAGAACTAGTATATTTAACGACTCTGCTACTTCCCTTAACAATTagcataaaaaattgtttgaaaatctgttacttcatttgatttaacataCAATCTAATATTAAAGACATTTTTAGCTAGAGCTCATCATTTACTCTTGTCGTCACGGCCGAAAATAGATGACTAGGGTTCTAAAGATAGAACCattttttcgaatttggtTCTTATGGTTCTCAAATTGTCACGAATTTTTGGAGAGTAGGCGTCACTGGATTTGTAGCTAATATTTTGCGTTAGCAACTCTGCTTCTTCACATATATTTTCGTgctttttcctttaaaaaatggttttactcCATGCATACATGAACTGCGACAAAGAAAATTCCGGAATGTGTATTTCTAGATCTGAATAAGAGTTAAATTGCAATCATTTTTTCAGCATTCTTCATTCGACCGTTCGAGTGAACAGacgtatttttattttgctcttaataaaaatataaacagttcaaacagaaataaaaaaaaaaattaaattcagtaATGATTTCTTACTAATGAATGACTAATCAAGTCATCAACACTTCATTAATTACATATATTTCATTGTGATTCACGTGTAATATGAGTAAGAGTGACAACCTATTTAATTATGACTAACCAAGTCATTGACATTTCCTTGTACTACGTTGCATACTTGTGATTCAATTGTAATACGAGTAAAAGTGACaatttagtgaaaaaagaaacatttaaaataaaaacaatcaattaTCTGTATAGAATAAAGAAATGATTCATATTAACTGCGCAATAAATAGTGTTCATATGCAACATAGTTTAGTGTCAATAACATTGTGaatcataaataattaaattaaaatgtttggcTCATCGCCAAAAAATGAACCCAGTGTTAAAATTAAGCAATCAGAATATGATCTGCtaatacaaaacaataatttagcTCAAAAACTTTGTGCTGAAAATGACGAGCTAAAGAAAAAGATAGCTGAGCTAGAAAATTCACTACAAAAAGCTATAACGGATCATTTAAAATCTGGAGATGACGGAAAACAAATCGTCTATACCACAGATGAAAGTGatttggaaaaagaaattgatcCATTTAAAACTCAATCAGTTAAAAGAAGAcgcaaaaacaacaaccaaaaaaattcatccaccaaagaaaaatcaccgaaattaACGGAATCAAACCAGAAAAATCCAAATCCGCCATTGCCGCCACCTTTTAATGTAAGCAATGTAACCGATTTTAAcaaattcagcaaaaaaattttggaaatggcTACAACAGCACAGTTCAAATCAGTCGCCAGCAATGACGTAAAAGTCACTCTGCAAAACGAAGAAGACTACaggaaagtcaaaaaattcattgagaatCAAAGTTCCGAAGAAAGTGAATTCAAAGGTATTGAATATTATACATACCAgttaaaaagtgaaaaaagctTTCGTGCAGTCATTAGAGGATTACATCCAGCGTGTGATGTAAAAgaaataacagatgatttaaTTGAGTTAGGCCACGAGCCTACTAAAATCACAAACATAGTTAAAAAAACCAAAGGCAAAGACGGAACtacagaggaaaaaaaatttcctctattcctaattgaattgaaacgaaaagaaaacaataaagAGATTTTTGCTGTTAAAAACATTCTACACTGTAAGATAACAGTAGAACCTcccaaacaaataaaatccatCCCTCAGTGCATAAACTGCCAGCAACTAggacatacaaaaaatttttgtacgaGAAATCCAGTTTGCGTCAAATGTGCCGGAAAACATGCTACAAGCGCCTGTACGAAGAGACCAAACGTAACTCCGAAATGTGCCCTTTGCCAAAATGAAGGACACACAGCAAATTATAAAGGTTGCCCAACAtatcagaaaaaaatcaaaaatcaaaaccaaacCAAGTCGGTAGTAAACCGGCTCAGTGAAAAAAACTTAGAAGTTACAACAAAATACAAGGAAGTCAAAAAAGGACTAACTTTCGCGCAAGTCacaaaaaatctggaaaataaagaaaataaaatatcaaacaaaattgaaaactctGAAACGAACGAGCCGTCAAACGCAGATATACTGTCATTGCTCACACAACTAAAAACCAATATTGACCTAAGTATTGGACTTTTGTCAAACCGATTGGCAAAGTTGGAAAACAAACCGACTGCCCAAAAAACTAaagtcaacaaaaacaaaaaatgataagCAAGTTCCTGCGCATCATGAACTGGAACGCAAATGGGCTCAACGCTAGGGCTCAAGAGTTGGAAATTTTCCTACGAATAAACAACATAGATATTGCTTTTATATCTGAAACACATTTCACCGACAAAAGTCACATAACAATTAAAGGTTTTGAAGTCCACTGGACAAATCATCCGAACGAAAGAGCCAGGGGAGGCTCAGCgataatcattaaaaaaaatataaaatatcatACACAAAACAGCATACAGAAAGAGTTTATACAAGCGACTGTAATTACAATTCAGTTCAACAATCAAGATGTAAATATAGCTGCCGCATATTGCCCACCAAAATCTACTCCAATATATTCAGAATGGATGGAAATCTTCGGAATATTGGGCCAAAGGTTCATCATTGGAGGTGACTTCAACACGAAACACACAGCATGGGGAGCGAGGCTGATAACTCCGGTTAAAGGCAACGGTCTTCTAAACgcaatcaaaaaagaaaactgtaGTTACCACTCCGGCCGTAAGCCAACGTACTGGCCTACAGACCAGAAAAAGGTACCAGATCTATTGGATTTCTTCATTTCAAGAGGAATATCACACAACAACATGGAAGTAGTAAACATGGTGGACCTGACATCAGATCATACACCAGTGATTCTTAATCTCAATGCTACAGTCatactaaaaaagaaaaaagaaaatctaactAACAAATGCACCGACTGGGAACTCTTCAGAAATTTAGTTGAAGAGTCAATCAACCTCAACGCTAGCCTGAAATCAAAACAGGAGCTTGATCTACaaacggaaaattttatcaatctTCTGCAAATTGCGGCAAGAACAGCAACTCCGGaaccaaaagaaaaacttattcACGAAATCAATTATCCAGCCGAAATAAGAGAGCTTATCAAGGAAAGGAGAAAAGCGAGAAGACTTTGGCATAGGAGCAGAAACCAAAGTGACAAAAGAATCTTCAACAATATTAGTAACAGAGTTAATAAAGTTACAAAGCAGTATAGACAAGAAAGTTTTGAAAACTACCTAAGCAATTTAAGTTCGAGTAAAGATAGAGACTACTCTCTATGGAAAGCGACGAGACGATTCAAACGCCCATGCGTCCAAATCCCTCCCATAAAAGACTCCAGAGGTATTTGGTTACGAAAGGATACTGAAAAAACGGAATTCTTTGCAAAACATCTTGCAGAAGTCTTTCAACCTCACAATGACATACAATCAAATGTAGACACAACACCAACCTACCGACCTGACAAAAAGTTCAGAAAATTCACTCCATATGAAATTGCAACAGAAATAGATAAACTAAACAAGAAAAAGGCTCCAGGTATAGATGAATTAGCACCAGGAGTATTGAAAGAACTGCCAGCACATGCGGTGTACATGATTACATATCTGTTCAATGCATGCCTTAAATTCAAATATGTACCAAAAAGCTTCAAAATTGCGCAAGTAATTATGCTAAGAAAACCAGATAAACCGCCAGAAAAAGTAACCTCGTACAGGCCGATCTCACTGCTACCCACAATCTCAAAAATATTCGAGAAGTTGCTGATAAAACGACTAAAACCTTTGGTGAAAATCCCCGATTTTCAATTCGGTTTTAGAAACAACCATTCAACAATTGAACAAATTCATAGACTCACTACTAAAATTGAGAGTGCATTCGAAAAAAAGGAGTACTGCCCGGCAGCATTCCTGGATGTATCACAGGCATTTGATAAAGTGTGGCACGAAGGACTCACATATAAAATGAGTACACTCTTTCCAGGCAACTACTGTCAACTGCTTGAATCATACCTATCGGAGAGAACGTTCAGAGTAAAAGACGAAGAAACCTATTCAAACTTCTATCCAATACTAGCAGGAGTACCACAAGGAAGTGTATTGGCACCTTTCTTATACACTATATATACTGCTGACATACCTGTAACCACAAACTCTTTCATTGGAACCTTCGCAGACGACACAGCGATCATGGCAACAGATACATCGCAGTCGGAGGCAGttaaacatttacaaaatgcTTTGGATAAAATAAATCAGTGGACCAtcgattggaaaataaaactcaaTGAGTCAAAATCTAATCACGTCACTTTCGCATTGCGTCACATAAACAGCAATCTCCGCATTTACCTCAATGGGATTCCCATTCCGCAGGCAGAGTCAGCTAAATATCTAGGATTAAACCTGGACAACAAACTAAACTGGAAACATCATGTGAAGCAAAAAGCTGAGCAAATCAAACACAAAACGAGACAAATGTACTGGTTAGTCGGATACAACTCTAAACTTAACCTGTATTGTAAAAGATTGatttacaaatcaattttcgcaccTATCTGGATGTACGGCTCTACTCTTTGGGGCTGtgctaaaaaatcaaacacagATATCATCCAAACAAGTCAAAACAACTTTCTTCGCATGATCACCAACGCATATCGTTACGtgacaaacaaagaaattcacaaagatttaaaaatacaatGGGTTGCCGATGTAATTCGGGAAAACGCCATCAAACACGAAAAAAGACTGCTTCACCACACCAACGTAGAAGCCATCTTATTACTAgatataacaaatgaaataaggAGGCTGAAACGTGTTAAACCCCACGAACTGACATGAAGGATGAAAACAGCACACCGCATAGGGACTCGACCATTGGGTCGTAAAACCCACACAAGTCTTACTTTCTTCTAATTACGCAAGTAAAAGGAAGATAGTACAACTCAACcctagtaataaattaacaaatagttaagattgtactattcataccaa
This region of Bradysia coprophila strain Holo2 chromosome IV, BU_Bcop_v1, whole genome shotgun sequence genomic DNA includes:
- the LOC119066799 gene encoding uncharacterized protein LOC119066799 — protein: MLNDESEMFKLLSKMSGTTGMRLKSVVVVPKRSQSSNVIDEMDRSSILRLKNVSQSQQRAHSVGKDKNDKNTSHAKKSKSKKNWPSIESLTRHANIRPLGVTDDWGPLTHKHELMPMDNVRYWHQHRCEVCDKLFEHKHKQRGDQSMNYNRHVCSVCGGTKGSRRVLFKNSQPTMDYRKQR